From Corynebacterium faecale, one genomic window encodes:
- a CDS encoding heavy metal translocating P-type ATPase produces MSTPHHHGDHTGHEQHDDAATHGQAMPQDHPHSAIDEHHGHGDHASHDHDDDHHVHGHGDHAGHSVAMFRDKFWWTLILSVPVVFFSPMFADIIGYQIPQFPGSTWIAPILGTIIFIFGGAPFLKGGVAELKSRQPGMMLLIAMAITVAFVASWVTTLGIGGFHLDFWWELALLVTIMLLGHWMEMRALGSASSALDALAALLPDEAEKIDGDTTRTVPIAELAVGDLVLVRAGGRVPADGTVIDGSAEFDEAMITGESRPVFRDVGAHVVAGTVATDNSVRVRVEAVGTDTALAGIQRMVADAQESSSRAQALADRAAALLFWFALIAALITAVVWSMVGSPDDAVIRTVTVLVIACPHALGLAIPLVIAISTERAAKSGVLIKDRMALERMRTIDIVLFDKTGTLTEGAHAVTGVAPATGTSEGQLLALAAAAEADSEHPVARAIVAAANEHEEASRQPMRATGFTAASGRGVRALVDGADILVGGPNMLREFNLTIPGELNEQIESWEQRGAGVLHVVRDGQIIGALAVEDKIRPESRAAVQALQARGVKVALITGDARQVANAVGRDLGIDEVFAEVLPQDKDTKVAELQDRGLRVAMVGDGVNDAPALARAEVGIAIGAGTDVAMESAGVVLASDDPRAVLSMIELSRASYTKMIQNLIWASGYNILAVPLAAGVLAPIGFVLSPAVGAILMSASTIVVALNAQLLRRINLDPAHLAPSK; encoded by the coding sequence ATGAGTACCCCACATCATCACGGTGATCACACTGGACATGAACAGCACGACGATGCTGCCACCCACGGCCAGGCCATGCCCCAGGATCACCCCCACTCCGCAATCGACGAGCACCACGGGCATGGCGACCATGCCAGCCATGATCACGACGATGATCACCATGTCCACGGCCACGGTGACCACGCCGGCCACAGCGTTGCGATGTTCAGGGATAAATTCTGGTGGACGCTGATTCTGTCAGTGCCGGTCGTGTTCTTTAGCCCCATGTTCGCCGACATCATCGGTTATCAGATCCCGCAGTTTCCGGGTTCCACCTGGATCGCCCCGATACTGGGAACCATCATCTTCATCTTCGGTGGAGCCCCGTTCCTTAAAGGCGGAGTCGCCGAGCTGAAATCCCGCCAACCAGGCATGATGCTGCTGATCGCCATGGCCATCACCGTGGCATTCGTCGCGTCCTGGGTCACCACCTTAGGGATTGGCGGGTTCCACCTTGATTTCTGGTGGGAACTGGCGCTGCTGGTGACCATCATGTTGCTGGGCCATTGGATGGAAATGCGTGCCTTGGGCTCAGCCTCCTCAGCCCTGGACGCCCTGGCGGCTTTGCTTCCCGACGAAGCGGAGAAGATCGACGGCGATACCACCAGGACCGTCCCCATCGCCGAGCTGGCTGTGGGCGATCTTGTCCTGGTACGCGCTGGTGGTCGCGTGCCCGCGGATGGAACCGTGATTGACGGTTCCGCCGAGTTCGACGAAGCAATGATCACCGGCGAATCCCGCCCTGTGTTTCGTGATGTCGGCGCGCATGTGGTCGCCGGCACTGTGGCCACCGACAACTCCGTGCGTGTCCGCGTTGAGGCGGTCGGTACTGACACGGCACTGGCGGGGATCCAGCGTATGGTCGCTGATGCCCAGGAATCCTCCTCCCGCGCCCAGGCGCTGGCTGACCGGGCTGCGGCATTATTGTTCTGGTTCGCGCTGATCGCAGCACTGATCACCGCGGTGGTCTGGTCGATGGTCGGCAGCCCGGATGACGCCGTGATCCGGACCGTAACCGTGTTGGTCATCGCCTGCCCGCATGCGCTCGGGTTGGCCATCCCGCTGGTCATTGCCATCTCCACGGAACGCGCAGCCAAGTCCGGTGTTCTGATCAAGGACCGGATGGCGCTGGAGCGCATGCGCACCATTGATATCGTCCTCTTCGACAAGACAGGTACCTTGACCGAAGGTGCCCACGCTGTCACCGGCGTGGCACCTGCAACAGGTACCTCGGAAGGCCAGCTATTGGCTTTGGCTGCCGCAGCTGAGGCTGATAGCGAGCACCCCGTGGCCAGGGCCATCGTCGCGGCAGCCAACGAACATGAAGAAGCCTCCCGCCAGCCGATGCGCGCAACCGGTTTCACCGCGGCCAGTGGCCGCGGGGTCCGCGCGCTTGTCGACGGCGCAGATATCCTCGTCGGCGGACCCAATATGTTGCGAGAATTCAATCTCACCATCCCCGGCGAACTGAATGAGCAGATTGAATCCTGGGAACAGCGCGGTGCTGGTGTGCTCCACGTCGTCCGGGACGGACAGATCATCGGGGCACTCGCGGTCGAGGACAAGATCCGTCCCGAGTCCCGCGCCGCAGTGCAGGCGCTGCAGGCGCGAGGAGTGAAGGTTGCACTGATCACCGGTGATGCCCGTCAGGTTGCTAACGCCGTCGGCAGGGATCTGGGCATTGATGAGGTCTTCGCCGAGGTCCTTCCTCAGGACAAGGACACCAAGGTAGCGGAGCTGCAGGATCGTGGACTGCGTGTGGCGATGGTCGGTGACGGCGTCAATGACGCACCAGCCCTGGCCCGGGCTGAGGTCGGTATCGCTATCGGTGCCGGCACTGATGTGGCCATGGAATCTGCCGGGGTGGTGCTTGCCAGTGACGATCCCCGAGCAGTCCTGTCGATGATCGAACTTTCCAGGGCCAGCTACACCAAGATGATCCAGAACCTGATCTGGGCCTCTGGATATAACATCCTCGCCGTTCCTTTGGCTGCCGGGGTGCTCGCCCCGATTGGATTCGTGCTCTCTCCGGCAGTTGGCGCGATCCTGATGTCCGCATCGACCATTGTGGTTGCCTTAAACGCCCAGCTGCTGCGCCGGATCAATCTTGATCCTGCTCATCTGGCTCCCAGCAAGTAG
- a CDS encoding YdhK family protein, with amino-acid sequence MKRTITIAALALTSTLVLSACSDDASDSDNADTVSATATSADNGETHEDTTTAEDGGHDMDHPEDGGPAPEGIVEAVDPTYPVGSEVILTADHMPGMDGAQATISGAFDTTTYSVSYTPVGGGEPITDHRWVVHEELVDPGQAPLSDGAEVVIDAEHMSGMKGATATIDYSTDETVYMVDLTTDDMTMTNHKWVTESEIAPAE; translated from the coding sequence ATGAAACGCACCATCACCATTGCGGCCCTCGCATTGACGTCAACCCTTGTGCTGAGCGCTTGTAGCGACGATGCCAGCGACTCTGACAACGCTGATACTGTCAGCGCCACAGCGACATCTGCGGATAACGGTGAGACCCACGAGGACACCACCACTGCAGAAGACGGTGGGCATGACATGGATCATCCAGAAGACGGTGGTCCGGCACCAGAAGGTATCGTCGAAGCCGTCGATCCAACCTATCCAGTAGGGTCTGAGGTCATTCTCACGGCCGATCACATGCCGGGCATGGATGGTGCTCAGGCCACGATCTCCGGTGCTTTTGACACCACCACGTATTCGGTCAGTTACACCCCGGTTGGCGGTGGTGAACCGATCACCGACCACCGTTGGGTGGTCCATGAGGAACTGGTTGATCCAGGCCAGGCACCGCTGTCTGACGGAGCCGAAGTGGTCATCGATGCAGAACACATGTCGGGGATGAAGGGTGCTACCGCCACCATCGATTATTCGACGGATGAGACTGTCTACATGGTTGATCTGACCACCGACGACATGACCATGACTAATCATAAATGGGTCACCGAAAGCGAGATCGCCCCGGCAGAGTAA
- a CDS encoding class I SAM-dependent methyltransferase: protein MSTAEALFCRSALWHFLAPRMIPWATQDCSLAGRVLEIGGGSGAMAEAIIHSHGQVNLTTTDVDPAMVQAAQRSLAGLPIEARQADATALPFADESFDMVVSFLMLHHVVEWEQAVAEVARVLRPGGLFVGYDLLSSRVAGWLHRVDGSPHRLIEADAFESALEQAGLDPLRLRSTGGGLVLRFVVHKSSITDHNPSNSGHGT from the coding sequence ATGTCGACCGCAGAAGCGTTGTTCTGTCGCAGTGCACTGTGGCATTTTCTGGCCCCGAGGATGATTCCCTGGGCGACTCAGGACTGCTCCCTCGCTGGACGCGTTCTGGAGATCGGCGGTGGCAGCGGAGCGATGGCTGAAGCAATCATCCACTCCCACGGGCAGGTGAACCTCACAACGACCGACGTCGATCCGGCCATGGTCCAGGCCGCGCAGCGATCCCTCGCAGGACTGCCCATTGAGGCACGTCAGGCTGATGCCACTGCCCTGCCCTTTGCAGACGAGTCCTTCGACATGGTGGTGAGCTTTCTCATGCTCCATCACGTGGTCGAGTGGGAGCAGGCGGTGGCTGAGGTGGCTCGGGTCCTGCGCCCAGGCGGGTTGTTCGTGGGATATGACCTGCTCTCCTCGCGCGTCGCGGGCTGGCTTCACCGGGTCGATGGCTCCCCGCACCGCCTCATCGAGGCCGATGCCTTCGAATCCGCCCTGGAACAAGCTGGTCTGGACCCACTCCGCCTTCGCTCCACTGGCGGGGGTCTGGTCCTGCGGTTCGTAGTACACAAGTCGAGTATCACCGACCACAACCCGAGTAACTCTGGGCACGGTACGTAG